One genomic region from Vicinamibacteria bacterium encodes:
- a CDS encoding ABC transporter permease, with protein MLKRIRRALLREGTRTAVLFLLVTMAMFVLLNLAPGDPVALYVNVQNLSPPEVEAVRHELGLDRSLPVRYGVWLSRLVQGDLGHSLRSGRPVTLELWRTGWRTLLLAGSAMTLTLLFAAVTAYLVAMGRHPLWASGLTALGYVLSGLPVFWLGYLAIYLATTRFHVLPLMMGAGAPPGNWAFFLVPVVVLGLGNGTVSEVTRHLRTHLQGVLGEDYIRTARAKGASLWRHLYKDGFVMPLSSLLANKIPYVLGGAIVVEQVFNWPGMGRLTWQAASDRDYPTLLGVTLLAALIVRTGHIIKEAVQVAVNPQLAD; from the coding sequence GTGCTGAAGCGGATCAGACGGGCGTTGCTGCGCGAGGGGACGCGGACGGCGGTCCTCTTCCTGCTCGTGACCATGGCCATGTTCGTCCTCTTGAACCTGGCTCCCGGGGACCCGGTGGCGCTCTACGTCAACGTCCAGAACCTCTCCCCGCCGGAGGTCGAAGCCGTACGCCACGAGTTGGGCCTCGATCGGAGCCTGCCCGTGCGCTACGGAGTCTGGCTCAGCCGCTTGGTCCAGGGGGATCTGGGACACTCCCTGCGCAGCGGACGCCCGGTCACGCTCGAGCTGTGGCGGACGGGCTGGCGCACCCTCCTCCTCGCGGGGAGCGCCATGACCCTGACCCTCCTCTTCGCGGCCGTCACCGCCTACCTCGTCGCCATGGGGCGCCACCCCCTGTGGGCTTCCGGTCTCACCGCCCTCGGCTATGTCCTGTCCGGGCTGCCCGTGTTCTGGCTGGGGTACCTCGCGATCTATCTCGCCACCACCCGCTTCCACGTGCTGCCCCTGATGATGGGGGCGGGGGCCCCCCCCGGGAACTGGGCGTTTTTTCTTGTCCCCGTGGTCGTGCTGGGGCTCGGAAACGGCACCGTCTCCGAGGTGACGCGGCACCTCCGGACCCATCTCCAAGGCGTGCTGGGAGAGGACTACATCCGGACGGCACGCGCCAAGGGCGCTAGCCTCTGGCGTCATCTTTACAAAGACGGTTTCGTCATGCCCCTCTCCTCCCTTCTGGCCAACAAGATCCCCTATGTGCTCGGGGGGGCCATCGTGGTGGAGCAGGTCTTCAACTGGCCGGGCATGGGACGCCTCACGTGGCAGGCGGCGTCCGACCGCGACTACCCGACCCTCCTCGGGGTGACGCTTCTGGCCGCCCTGATCGTGCGGACCGGCCACATCATCAAGGAGGCGGTGCAGGTAGCGGTCAACCCCCAGCTCGCGGACTAA
- a CDS encoding ABC transporter substrate-binding protein yields MKCAMVAGVVAGLLALSASGIAGGRDDGFPDGGKLVYGEYGRPATLDPITTNDMVGLRLTELLFNGLVSFSPKNEVVPDLAEKWSVSPDNRVYTFTLRSDVKWHSKAGVGDRTVTADDVVGSLEVIRQPKTLTPLKAAYELVAEARKLDAQTVEITLKRPIVNALGRLSFKVVPTFALKNPDFLSRDDPFVQNPVGTGPFQLSQLTDEGDVVMEANPSYYKGRPHLDRVILKPFADKNVLTQALLFNSADMVVEVNSRDIAQIQGDKRFNLYPYNALSYAFFGHNYRNPHLAKKEVRQAITFATNRQEMLDSFYSGRGALISGPFAPGSWAYNLDVKPVPFNPARAKELLAQAGYSKTGSDGYLQTDEGKPLQFTLKIPIEKENETVKRVALAFQNYLKQVGIKINLEFREWQAWKQDVFVDHDFDMVIANWAFDDSADISTLFHSGETGAWRNNFVGYSNPEIDAMIVEAKTTLDREKQRTINQRLHALLSDEQPYTFLWTLTNYAAIHKKVRHVELHPFKLFTFADTWYIAKKEQ; encoded by the coding sequence ATGAAGTGCGCAATGGTCGCCGGCGTCGTGGCTGGACTCCTTGCTCTTTCCGCCTCCGGGATCGCGGGCGGCCGCGACGACGGCTTCCCCGATGGGGGAAAGCTCGTCTACGGGGAGTACGGGCGTCCGGCCACTCTGGACCCCATCACGACCAATGACATGGTCGGGCTTCGTCTCACCGAGCTGCTGTTCAACGGCCTCGTGAGCTTCTCCCCCAAGAACGAGGTGGTGCCCGATCTGGCGGAGAAGTGGAGCGTGTCCCCGGACAACCGGGTCTACACCTTCACGCTGCGGAGCGACGTGAAGTGGCACTCGAAGGCGGGGGTGGGGGACCGGACCGTGACCGCGGATGATGTGGTCGGGAGCCTGGAGGTGATCCGCCAACCGAAGACCCTCACGCCCCTGAAGGCCGCGTACGAGCTCGTGGCCGAGGCCCGCAAGCTCGATGCCCAGACGGTGGAGATAACGCTGAAGCGGCCGATCGTGAACGCGCTGGGTCGGCTCTCCTTCAAGGTGGTGCCGACCTTCGCCCTCAAGAACCCCGATTTCCTGTCCCGCGACGATCCCTTCGTCCAGAACCCCGTGGGAACCGGCCCCTTCCAGCTCAGCCAGCTCACGGACGAGGGCGATGTGGTGATGGAGGCCAACCCCTCCTACTACAAGGGCCGCCCCCACCTCGACCGCGTCATCCTGAAGCCCTTCGCGGACAAGAACGTTCTCACCCAGGCCCTGCTCTTCAACTCCGCGGACATGGTAGTCGAGGTGAACTCGCGGGATATCGCCCAGATTCAGGGAGACAAACGATTCAACCTCTATCCTTACAACGCCCTCTCCTACGCCTTTTTCGGTCACAACTACCGAAACCCGCACCTGGCGAAGAAGGAGGTGCGCCAGGCCATCACCTTCGCAACCAACCGCCAAGAAATGCTCGATTCGTTCTACTCTGGACGCGGAGCCCTGATCTCGGGTCCCTTCGCGCCCGGAAGCTGGGCCTACAACCTGGACGTCAAGCCCGTCCCCTTCAATCCCGCCCGGGCCAAGGAGCTTCTCGCCCAGGCCGGGTACTCCAAGACGGGCTCCGACGGCTACCTCCAGACCGATGAGGGAAAGCCGCTCCAGTTCACCCTCAAGATCCCCATCGAGAAGGAGAACGAGACCGTCAAGCGCGTGGCCCTGGCCTTCCAGAACTACTTGAAGCAGGTGGGGATCAAGATCAACCTTGAGTTCCGGGAGTGGCAGGCCTGGAAGCAAGACGTCTTCGTGGACCACGACTTCGACATGGTCATCGCCAACTGGGCCTTCGATGACTCCGCGGACATCTCGACCCTCTTCCACTCGGGGGAGACGGGAGCTTGGCGGAACAACTTCGTGGGCTACTCGAACCCGGAGATCGATGCGATGATCGTGGAGGCCAAGACCACGCTGGACCGGGAGAAGCAGCGCACCATCAACCAGCGGCTGCACGCCCTCCTGTCCGACGAGCAGCCCTACACGTTCCTCTGGACCCTGACCAACTACGCGGCCATCCACAAGAAGGTCCGCCACGTGGAGCTGCATCCCTTCAAGCTGTTCACCTTCGCAGACACCTGGTACATAGCGAAAAAGGAGCAATGA